In Paenibacillus sonchi, the genomic stretch GGCAGCAGTCCATCGGGACGCTCCTGGCGGATAATCCCGGTCACAAATTCAAGGGTGATCGGCTCGATGTATACCTTATCCGCCATATTGGTATCGGTCATGATGGTAGCCGGGTTGCTGTTAATCAGCACAACCTCCACGCCTTCTTCTTTCAGCGCCTGGCAGGCCTGGGTTCCGGCATAGTCGAACTCGGCAGCCTGGCCGATGACGATCGGGCCGGAGCCGATGACGAGGATTTTCTTAAGCTTATCGTTCTTGGGCATGTTATAGCGCTCCTTTCACGGCTTCGAGCTGCGGTGTAATAGTTGGTGCCGTGATTCTGGCGTTGGCCGCAAGCTGCGCCTGGCGCGAGCCTGCCGGCGTCTTGGCCTTATGATCGGCAATCATTTGCAGGAAACGGTCGAACAAATAGCTGCTGTCATGCGGTCCCGGCGCCGCTTCCGGATGGTATTGCACCGAAAATGCGGGGTAACGGGTATGCTTCAGTCCTTCAACGGTCTTATCATTGTTGTTGATATGTGTCACTTCCAGGTCGGTCTTCCGCACAGACTCCTCGTTAACCGTGTAGCCATGGTTCTGGGAGGTGATGAAGCAGCGTCCGCTTTCGAGTTCTTTTACCGGATGGTTGCCGCCGCGGTGGCCGAATTTAAGCTTCTCCGTATCCGCACCGCAAGCCAGTGCGAACAATTGATGCCCCAGGCAGATGCCGAAGATCGGATATTCGCCGAGCAGCTCGGAGATCGTCTTCACGGCGTAAGGCACATCCTTCGGGTCCCCGGGGCCGTTGGAGAGCTGAATGCCGTCGGGATTCAGGCGGCGGATCTCATCTGCGGTCACATCATGCGGCACAACAACCACATCGCAGCCGCGGTTGTTCAGTTCACGCAGGATACCGGTTTTGGCGCCGTAATCGACAAGCACAATCCGCTCCTTGTTGCCAGGGCTGTTATAGGCTGCCGTAGTAGAGGTGCGGGCTACCTGGTTGCGCAGCTCTTCAATGGTCGTGTCACCCATCATTTCCATGAGCTCTTCCACACGCTTATTGGAGGTGGTAAGGATCGCCTTCATGGTGCCGTAATGGCGGATAATGCGGGTGAGCATCCGGGTATCAATTTCGCTGATTCCGGGAATGCCATATTCCTTCAGCAAATCGTCTACGCTGTATTCCGCGCGCCAGTTGCTCGGCACCGCCTCATGGCGGCGCACGACAAAGCCGTGCACGAATGGGCGCACAGATTCAAAATCATCGCGGGTGATGCCGTAGTTTCCGATCAGGGGTAAGTCATGGTCACGATCTGGCCGCAGTAGGAAGGGTCCGACAGCACCTCCTGATAACCCGTAATCCCTGTGTTAAAAACAACCTCCCCCGTCTTCTCGCCTTCCGCACCAAATGCGGTGCCGGTGAACAGCGTTCCGTCCTGAAGCAGCAATCTCGCCTGCATTTCCTTCCACTCCTTCTGGTTTCTGTAGTCTGGTTCTTATGTCTGGCCTCAATTAACCGGAGCAGGCGCACGAAAATGCCGCCGTATGTCAACCTGCCCCATACAGCCGGCAGCTTCGTCCTACCCGTCCGTCCGTTATTCTTCAGTCCATACGGCTGTGCCGTTTACCCATGTTTTGACCGGCCAGCCTTTAAGCTTCCATCCGCCAAAAGGTGTATTGCGTCCTTTGCTGGCAAACGAAGCGGGATCAACTTCCTTTTCTTCCGTAAGATCAATCAGTGTCAGGTCCGCAGGCAGCCCAACCGTGAGGCTGCCTGTATTCAGCCGGAATACCCGGGCCGGATCAGCCGTCATGCGCTGTACCAGCAGCGACAGGTCCCATTTGCCGGTTGCGACAAAAGCGGTATACAGCAGCGGGAACGCTGTCTCAAAGCCCACGATGCCGAATGGCGCAAGCTGCATGCCTTTGGCTTTTTCTTCTTCGCTGTGCGGTGCATGATCGGTAACGATAATATCGATTGTACCGTCCAGGAGCCCGGCGATGCAGGCCTCCACATCGCGGCGCGAGCGCAGCGGCGGGTTCATTTTCCAATTGGCGTCCAGCCCCGGAATGTCTTCTTCCGAGAGCAGCAGATGATGCGGGCATACCTCTGCGGTCACCTTAATGCCGATCTCCTTCGCCTGGCGGATCAGCCGAACAGATTGTTCTGTGCTGACATGGCAGACATGGTAGTGTACCCCGGTTGCCTCAGCGAGCAGAATATCACGTCCGACATGAATGGCCTCCGATTCATTCGGTATCCCCTTCAATCCATGCTTGGCGGCAAAAGTGCCTTCGGCTACCGCGCAGCCTTCCACCAGCGAGTTGTCTTCACAGTGGGCAATCACCGGCATATCCAGCCCTGCCGCGATCTTCATCGCATCCTTCATCATCTGGGCGCTCTGTACACCCACGCCGTCATCCGTGAAGCCAATCGCTCCAGCCTCTTTCAAGGCGGCAAAATCAGTCAGCTCACGTCCAAGCTCATTCTTCGTAATGGCTGCGTATGGCAGCACCTTCACCAGTCCGGCTTCAGCGGCTTTATCCTTCACGAACTGTACAATTTCCGGACTGTCCGTTACAGGGCGGGTATTCGGCATACAGGCGATTGTAGTGAATCCGCCTTTTGCTGCTGAACGTGCTCCAGTTTCGATGGTTTCCTTATGCTCAAAACCCGGCTCGCGCAGATGCACATGCATATCGATCAGCCCCGGAATCAGCAGTCTGCCTTCCGCTTCAATCATCTCTCCGGCTTCATCCACAGCCTCGCTGCCGTCCTTGATTGCGGAGATAATTCCATCCTGCACCACGATATGTTTGCGCTCTAGCACACCTTCCCTATTCAGTACACTGGCGTTCTTGATGATCACGGTTATGATTCTCCTTTTACCCGCAGGCGTTCGGCCGCGAGCTCTGTAGTTATTATATAATAAAAATTCATCTTTGTGTATAATTATTAAACAGATTGTGTCAGGTTTTTTAGTGTATCGCTCTTTCAATTACGGCCATGCGCACAGGCACGCCGTTAGCCATCTGAGGGAAGATCCGCGATTTGTCGCTTTCCACCACGGCATCATCAATTTCGACATTCCGGTTCACCGGTGCAGGGTGCATGATAATGGTATTCTTGTCCAGTTTCGCGGCACGTTCTTCCGTGAGCCCGAACTGCTTCCGGTACTCGTCTGCGGATTGGAGGATACCCGTTGCATGGCGCTCCAGCTGCACACGCAGCATCATGACCACATCCGCTTTCAGCGCTTCCTCCATAGTTACATAAGGCGCGAACTCGGCCAGCTCGGGAGCTTTCATATTATCGGGAGCGCAGAACTGAACCTTGGCGCCCATCTTCGTCAGTCCCCAGAGGTTCGAGCGGGCCACCCGGCTATGCATAATATCTCCGATAATCGACACTTTGAGGCCCTTAAGTTCACCAAAATTTTTGCTCATGGTGTATAGATCCAGCAGCGCCTGTGTCGGATGCTCGTTATTGCCGTCCCCGCATTGATCAGCGGGATGGACACCTTCTCCGCCAGCAGCTGCAGCACCCCGGCAGGCTTCAAACGCACAACTCCAGCGTCGATCCCCATCGATTCCAGCGTACGCACGGTGTCGTAGATCGATTCGCCTTTTTCTACACTGGAAGCCGCAGCCGTAAAGTTCAGGACCTGAACACCCAGGCGTTTCTCAGCCATTTCGAAGGAAAACCGGGTCCGCGTGCTGTTCTCAAAAAACATGTTCGCTACAAAATGTGATCTCAGCACCGGTGTCAGCTTCTCGGCTTGATTGTCCCAGTAGGCCGTTCTGTTCAAAAGCTGGAGGATTTCCGTCCGGTCCAATTCCTTAATCCCCAGCAGACTGCGTTCCTTCACCTTGGTTGCTGCCATCATTGTCATCGTTCCTCCCGGTTGGAAATAATGTAAACCTCATCCTTGCCGTCGAACTCGGTCAGCGCCACTTCGATCTGCTCATGTCTGGAGGTAGGTACGTTCTTGCCGATGTAGTCCGGCCGGATCGGAAGCTCACGGTGACCACGGTCTGCAAGCACAGCCAACTGGATCATCCGGGGCCGTCCGCAATCCATCAATGCGTCCATGGCAGCGCGAATCGTGCGTCCGGTGTACAGGACATCATCGAACAAAATCACTTTCTTGTCCTGGATGCCGTTGCAGCCAGCCGGCAGGGTCAGATTGCTGTTCACCACCGTACGGTCCATGGCTTCGCGGTTATCGCCGCCCCCCTCACGGTCATCGCGGTAGTGCGTGATGTCCAGCTCGCCGTATGGAATATCGACGCCTTCAATCTCCTTAATGCGTTCGGCAATCCGCTGCGCCAGATACACTCCCCGTGTGCGGATGCCCACCAGCAGGCAATTCTCAATACCTTTGTTCTTCTCCAAAATCTCATGGGCAATGCGCGACAGCGCCCGGCGGATTGCCGTTTCGTCCATAATCACATTTTTTTCAGTAACCATCATCCCTGCCATCCTCCTGCTTGATCGCCTGTTCAAGTTCCCCGGATAACAAAAAACTCCTTGCCCGAAGCAGGCAAGGAGTGAAATCCGCAGATTCAAAAAGATGGCGTGCCCGCGCGCATAAAAGAACCCTCCGTAGACATACGGATTCCTCTCTTCATGACGCGAACCTCGATTCACGTTACCTTGCCAGCCTCACGGGACTGAATTAAAGGCGCATATTCAACTACAAGGATTATGACAGATGTTGCGGCGGGTGTCAAATAGGGGAGTGAACAAAAAAACTGTTGTTATGGTGAAAGGCGTAACTCCGGTGAATGTTTGGACTTCCGGCCGCTGTTGTCTCCAGATGTTCTGAATATAGTCGCTGGTAGCGGACAACATCCGGAGACAAAGGCGGACGCTACCGCTCCTACAGTTCCAAACTTCCCCTCCGTTACTTCGCACCATAAAATCAGGCTTTTAGTTCAATAGCTTAAAGCAAAAAAGCCAGCTTCTTTATCACGAAGCTGGTGGGTAATTAGCGGCTGAAGAAGGAAGGGTGGCTGGGTAGAAATGTTGTACAGAAAGCATAATATAGCCCCCATAAGTAAGCTAAAAGCAAAAGTTGTTGCAAGAAATGCAGGATTACCAGCGGATTGAGCGCAAAAATATTGAGAATGTTGCACTACATGCAGGATTTGAGCAGATGAGGCGCTCATAGTGAAGAAAAGTTGTAATCTTTACAAAAAATTCACTTCGAAGCTGGAAATAGAGAATTTAATCTTTTCCTCCCGTCCCCCCGATAAGCGCACAACCGCCGAGAAATGAGAAGGATAATTTATTGCGTGAAGCATATAAATTATATTTGAACAAAATCACCCAGGCAGGTGAATAACAACACGGAGCTTACCGCCGCAGGGATCTCCCCACCGCTCCAAAATCAACGGGGGCATACTGAAGACGGATCGTTGTATGATAGGAAGGCTTAGCGTTCTTTGACTTGCTTAGAGCTCATAGTTATACTACATGCACAACGCTCGCCCAGAGTGTTGTTAAACCACATACACAACCTTGCCCAAAAGTCCATTAAGACATGCATTGGGGACCGTATGATTATGGTGTGGGTCTTTCTGCGGACACGATGAGCTCCCTTCGCGATCTATCCGCAGCCGTTGCGGACAGGAAAGCCGTTATTGAAGGAAGATTCGTCCATTCCGCAGGACAACGGACTGAGATGCCTCTATTTGTCCTTTCCCCTTTTTTTCCAGGCTCCATCGAACGATATAACGGCTCCTCAGTCCGTAACTACTGAAAAAACAAGATTTTCGGCAAAATAAGGGCTCCTCAGTCCGCTTCAGTATATAAATTCTTATCTTGTAAAAAAAGCCGCCGCAGATTTCTCCGCAGCAGCCTTAAAAACTACATCGCTAAGCTTAATTAAAATTAAAATTCAAATTCAACGTCGCTAAGGCGTCTCTGAATTTCCGAGATGACGCGTTTCTCTTCTTCCTCGCCCTTGGCGATGAAGGTTACAGAGAAACGGACGAACGGGCCGGCATCATCCCATGGCACGGTGGAAATCAGCTTCTCGCGGATCAGGAACTGCGAGAAGTCTTCGCCGGATTCAAAACGGCGTCCGCCCTTAATGCCTTTTGGAGCAGCCACATAAAGGAAAAATGAGCCTTTTGGTTTCTCGGCAGAGAAGCCCAGGCTGTTCAGCGCATCCACCAGCATGTTGTGGCGGCGGGAATACTTGGCGGCAATCGCTTCGGTGATTTCAGGATGCTCCAGGCCATAAGCCGCTGCCTTTTGAATAGCGATAAATTGACCGGAATCATTGTTGTCCTTCACATCGCTGAACGCCTTGACTACCAGCGGGTTGCCGGCTACGAACCCGATTCTCCAGCCGGTCATGTTATAGGACTTGGACAAGGAGTGCAGCTCAACGCCGACATCCTTCGCACCCGGTACGGACAGGAAGCTGAGCGGCTTCATACCGTCATAGGTCAAGGCGGCGTATGGCGCATCGTGAATGACAACTACATCATATTTTTTCGCCCAGGCTACCACTTCACTGAAAAATTCAGGAGTTGCGCTGGCGCCCGTCGGGTTGTTCGGATAGTTCAGATAGATCAGCTTCGCTTTGCGGGCAACCTCTTCCGGAATGGAATTCAGGTCAGGCAGGAAGTTGTTTTCTTTCTTCAGCTCCACAGTGAACACTTGTCCACCCAGATATTTCGTGTGTGTGCCCAGCACCGGATAACCCGGAACTGTCATAATCGTAATGTCCCCCGGGTTAATGAAGCAGGATGGCAGCATCGCCAGCGCAGGCTTCGAACCAATGGAGTGCACGACCTCAGTTACAGGGTCAATGCCGTCCACTCTGAAAACTTCCTTCAGGTAAGCGGCGGCGGCGGCTTTGAACTCCGGGATTCCGTTGTCGGAATATCCGCGGTTTTCTTCTTTGGCGGCTTCTACCGCGAGTTTGGCGACGATCCCTTCGTCCGCCATTTCATCAGGCTCGCCCACACCCATATCAATCAGCTCAATATTCGGAAAATCCTGTTTCGCCGACGCTTTGGCGCGTTTGATTTTCTCAAATTTGTAGATGGCTGTATCTTTGCCATAATTCGCACCGCCGATGCGGTCCGCAAAATTAGTCTGAATGAAGGTCTCCTGATATTGTTCAATACTCATAATCTTTGCCTCATCTCCTGCTTTTTTTGTTCCTACATAAACTGAACTTATGATTTTTGTATTTCAGGATGGGCGTGACTCCAGAGAATGCCACTTTCCCTCTTATTCTTAATATCTCAAGTTCAATTTGTATATGTTCTAAATATGCCGCAAAGCCGCCTTCAAAACCATGGATTTATAATCACTTGATTTGTACTTATCTGCTCCGCAGAGCAAACAGCACTTCTTCCATATCGGCCGGAATGGGCGCACTGTACTCCATATATTCACCGGTGGAGGGATGCACAAACCCCAGAACAGCGGCATGCAGGGCCTGTCCGTTCATAGTCGTCCCTTTGCTGCGTCCGTAGATGGGATCTCCGACCAGCGGATGACCGATAAACTTCATATGCACACGAATCTGGTGCGTGCGTCCGGTCTCCAGCTGCAGCTCCAGCAGGGTACAATCCCCAAACCGCTCCAGCACGGTAAAATGGGTCACAGACCGTTTGCTGTTCTTCTCTGTTACGGTATAGAGCTTGCGGTCATGCGGATCACGGCCAATAGGCGCATCTACCGTACCTTGGTCATGGGACAGGTTACCGTGCACTACAGCGATGTAGCGGCGGGTTACGCTATGCTCCTTGAGCTGGGCTGCGAGCGATGCATGGCTGGCATCATTTTTAGCGGCCATAATCAGTCCGGAGGTGTCTTTATCAATACGGTGCACAATCCCCGGACGAATCTCGCCGTTAATGCCGGACAGGTCCTTGCAATGATACATCAGCGCATTGACCAGTGTGCCGGACGGATGGCCGACTGCCGGATGAACCACCATCCCGCGCGGTTTATTTACAACAATAACATCGCTGTCTTCATAGACCACTTCAAGCGGAATATCCTCCGCAATCAGGTCTGTTGCTTCAGCTTCCGGTACAGCAACTGCAACCACATCGCCTTCGGCCAGCTTATAGTTGGCTTTTACCGGAGCGCCGTTTACGGTTACATGTCCTCCGCTGATCCACATCTGCACCTGGGAGCGTGAAATGTCATCTTCCCAAGACTCTGTAATGTATTTATCGATCCGCTCCCGGGCATTCTCTCCGGCAACAGTCCATTCCGTGACGTCCCTTTCTTCTTCGAAGGCACCGGAGGGCACCTGCTGATTGACGTCCTTGTTCAACTCATTCATTCCCTTCCTTGACTTCCTTGGTTTCCTTAACCTCGTTGATTTCTTCTCCGCTCTTCATATCAAGCAGCGTATCCAGAATAATCAGCCCCACCCCGATCACGATGCAGGAATCCGCTACATTAAAGATCGGAAAGGTGTAGCTGCCGAAATTGAACATCAGGAAGTCAACAACCTCTCCGTTCAAAAGCCGGTCCAGAAAATTGCCTACAGCTCCGCCGAGTACCAGTGCCAGTGCAGTGGGCAGCAGCTTGCGGG encodes the following:
- a CDS encoding dihydroorotase; protein product: MTVIIKNASVLNREGVLERKHIVVQDGIISAIKDGSEAVDEAGEMIEAEGRLLIPGLIDMHVHLREPGFEHKETIETGARSAAKGGFTTIACMPNTRPVTDSPEIVQFVKDKAAEAGLVKVLPYAAITKNELGRELTDFAALKEAGAIGFTDDGVGVQSAQMMKDAMKIAAGLDMPVIAHCEDNSLVEGCAVAEGTFAAKHGLKGIPNESEAIHVGRDILLAEATGVHYHVCHVSTEQSVRLIRQAKEIGIKVTAEVCPHHLLLSEEDIPGLDANWKMNPPLRSRRDVEACIAGLLDGTIDIIVTDHAPHSEEEKAKGMQLAPFGIVGFETAFPLLYTAFVATGKWDLSLLVQRMTADPARVFRLNTGSLTVGLPADLTLIDLTEEKEVDPASFASKGRNTPFGGWKLKGWPVKTWVNGTAVWTEE
- the pyrR gene encoding bifunctional pyr operon transcriptional regulator/uracil phosphoribosyltransferase PyrR, coding for MVTEKNVIMDETAIRRALSRIAHEILEKNKGIENCLLVGIRTRGVYLAQRIAERIKEIEGVDIPYGELDITHYRDDREGGGDNREAMDRTVVNSNLTLPAGCNGIQDKKVILFDDVLYTGRTIRAAMDALMDCGRPRMIQLAVLADRGHRELPIRPDYIGKNVPTSRHEQIEVALTEFDGKDEVYIISNREER
- a CDS encoding LL-diaminopimelate aminotransferase, yielding MSIEQYQETFIQTNFADRIGGANYGKDTAIYKFEKIKRAKASAKQDFPNIELIDMGVGEPDEMADEGIVAKLAVEAAKEENRGYSDNGIPEFKAAAAAYLKEVFRVDGIDPVTEVVHSIGSKPALAMLPSCFINPGDITIMTVPGYPVLGTHTKYLGGQVFTVELKKENNFLPDLNSIPEEVARKAKLIYLNYPNNPTGASATPEFFSEVVAWAKKYDVVVIHDAPYAALTYDGMKPLSFLSVPGAKDVGVELHSLSKSYNMTGWRIGFVAGNPLVVKAFSDVKDNNDSGQFIAIQKAAAYGLEHPEITEAIAAKYSRRHNMLVDALNSLGFSAEKPKGSFFLYVAAPKGIKGGRRFESGEDFSQFLIREKLISTVPWDDAGPFVRFSVTFIAKGEEEEKRVISEIQRRLSDVEFEF
- a CDS encoding RluA family pseudouridine synthase, with product MNELNKDVNQQVPSGAFEEERDVTEWTVAGENARERIDKYITESWEDDISRSQVQMWISGGHVTVNGAPVKANYKLAEGDVVAVAVPEAEATDLIAEDIPLEVVYEDSDVIVVNKPRGMVVHPAVGHPSGTLVNALMYHCKDLSGINGEIRPGIVHRIDKDTSGLIMAAKNDASHASLAAQLKEHSVTRRYIAVVHGNLSHDQGTVDAPIGRDPHDRKLYTVTEKNSKRSVTHFTVLERFGDCTLLELQLETGRTHQIRVHMKFIGHPLVGDPIYGRSKGTTMNGQALHAAVLGFVHPSTGEYMEYSAPIPADMEEVLFALRSR
- the lspA gene encoding signal peptidase II, which translates into the protein MVYYLIALIVFLVDQGTKYLIATRLELGEQIPVIKDFFIITSHRNQGAAFGILQGQQWFFVVVTVIVVSGIVWYLNKAKATRKLLPTALALVLGGAVGNFLDRLLNGEVVDFLMFNFGSYTFPIFNVADSCIVIGVGLIILDTLLDMKSGEEINEVKETKEVKEGNE